GCGAAGGAACTCGCCGGGCGCGCGGTGCATTTCGACGATTGGGCGCGCGAGTTCGAGCGCGTGGACATCGTCATCAGCAGCACCTCCGCGCCGCACTACGTGCTCGACCGCAAGAAACTTGAGCCCTTGATGCGCGCCCGGCGCAACCGGCCGCTGTTGCTCGTGGACATCGCCGTGCCGCGCGACATCGAGCCCGAGTGCAACTTCCTGGACGACGTGTATCTCTACAACATCGACGACCTGCAGGCCATCGCGGACGACTACCTGAAGCAGCGACAGGATGAAATCGCCGAGTGCGAGCGGATCATCCGCGAAAAGGCGGCGGCGCTTCTTGCGCCGAAGTCGCGACCGGATCTTCAGGGCGGCGGACTCGCGTTTGGCCACAAGTGACATGCCCGCCGAGCGTCCCATTCTCATCGCCACCCGCGGCAGCGCACTCGCGCTCGCGCAGGCAGAGGCTGTGCTCGCGCAGTGTCGCGCGGCGTTCCCGAGGCTGCGCTTCGAGCAGAAGGTCATCAAGACCACTGGCGACAAGCTCCAGTCGGCTTCGCTCGCGAACCCCGACGCGTCGCTGCCGAAGGGACTCTTCACAAAGGAACTCGAGGTTGCCTTGCTCAAACATCAGGCGGACATGGCCGTGCACAGTTTGAAAGACTTGCCCGTGGACCTGCCCGCGGGGCTCAAGCTGGGCGCCGTGTGCAAGCGCGCCGACGTGCGCGACGTGCTCATCTATCGCGACGCCGAATACCTGCGGGCGCAGGCGGCCGCGGCAACCCTTGCGGAGTGGACTCCCGGCCAGGCCGAGCGCCGCGGGTTCAAGCCGCTCGCCACACTCAAGGACTTCCCGCCGAACACGGTGGTCGCGACAAGCAGCACGCGCCGCCGCGCGCAATTACTTGCTGCGCGGCCGGACCTCAAGGTGGTCGAGCTTCGCGGCAACGTGCCGACGCGGCTTGAGAAGCTCGCGAACCAGGCCGGGCTCGACGCCATCGTCCTCGCTGCCGCCGGATTGGAGCGGCTGAACTTCACGGTCAAGCCCGACGGCCAACTCATCGGCGACGCCGTTCCCGACGGCACACTGGCCGTGAAACTCGAGCCGGAAGAAATGCTGCCCGCCGTCGGGCAGGGCGCCGTTGGGATTGAGGTTCGCGAGGCCGACGAGCGCATCGCGGAGATCATCGCGCGGCTGAATCACTTCAACACGCACCAGTGCGCCCTCGCGGAACGTTCGTTCCTGCGCGGCATGGGCGGCGGTTGCGCCACGCCCGTCGGCGCCTACGCGGTCGTCGTCGGGCAACAAATCCATCTCCGCGCCATCTCGTTCACTACCGGCTCCGCGAAGCGCGCCGAGGCCCGTCGGCCCTTGAACGAAGCCGGGGCGCTCGGCGAGGAGGTGGCCGCCGAGTTGAGCGGGAAGTGATGGCCGGCGACGCGCATCGACAGCGTGCGGCGCGTGTAGTTTAATCTCCGCATGCAGCCCGTGCCCGATTCCACGACGCGCGTCTTGCGCTGGGCGTTCGCTTACGCGGTGTGGGCGCTCGTGGTCGGGTTGTTCACCGCGCAACTGGTCTTCGCCGGCGGCTTCGCCTGGGATCAAGCGTTCCAAACCGCGCTGCGTGACTGGCTGCCGTGGGCGTTGCTCGGGCCGGTCGTGGTCGGACTCGCGGCGAAGTTCCCGCTCGAAGCCGGCCGCTGGCAGGCCAGCCTGCCGGTGCATCTCGCCGCGTGTGTTGCTGCGGTGTTCGCTTGCGAGTTCATCGGCGCGCAACTTCCGCCGCCGGAGCAGCCGAACCGCCCCGGCTCGCCGGGAGCGGGGCAGATGCAACCGCCGTTCCGGCGCGGCGCGACAAATCCACCGCCGAATTTCCGCCGCGACCCGCGTGAGCCAATGCCGCAGCCCGGCGCGCCAAAGCAGCCCGGCCGCTTCGACGGCGGCGAGCGCAACGGCCCTCCCGAACCGCGCGGCGACGGCCAGGATCCCCAGCCGCCACGCCGCGAGTTCAACAACCCGCCCGGCCCGCAGGCACGCGAGCCTTTCAATCGCGACACGGACGGCAAGATGGTGCGCGGAGGCCGTCCGCAGCCCAACCCGGCGTTCAATCCGCCCGTCCCGCGCGAGGGCTTCGTGCCGCCCGCCTCGGCCAGCGAGCGTTTGTTTGGCCAGCCGCGCGACCCCGCGCCGCCGCCGCCGTCACCCGCCCGGGCGGCGGCGATGCGGGCGCGCATTCACGTGCCGATTTACTGGGTGATCGTCTGCCTCGCGCACGCCGTCGCGTATCACCGGCGCGGCGAGGAACGGCAGCGCCGCTCGGCGGAACTCGAGGCGAGCCTCTCGCAGGCGCGCTTGCAGGCGTTGCAGGCGCAGCTCCAGCCGCACTTTCTCTTCAACACTCTCAATGCCGCCGCCACGCTCGTGCACAAGGACCCGCGCGCCGCGGACGAAATGATCACGAACCTCAGCGAGCTGTTGCGCCTCGCGCTCGACGGTTCCGCGCAGCAGGAAGTGCCGCTGCGCCGCGAGTTTGAACTCCTTGACCGCTATCTCGAAATCCAGCAGGTGCGCTTCGGGGCGCGGCTCAAGGTCGAGCGCGAGCTCGACGCCGCAGCGCTCGATGCGCGCGTGCCGACGCTCATTCTCCAGCCGCTCGTCGAGAACGCCATCAAGCACGGCATCGAACCGCGCGCGGCCGCGGGCGTCGTGGGCATCTCCGCCCGGCGCGAAGGCCCCGTGCTGCGGATCGTCGTGCGCGACACCGGCGGCGGCCTTGCCCCGCCGCACCAACCGCGCGACCGCGAGGGCATCGGCCTCGCGAACACCCGCGCCCGCATCGAGGCGCTTTACGGCAGCGCCGGCCGCGTGACGCTTCGCAACGGCGCGGAAGGCGGCTTCAGCGTGGAGATGGAGATGCCGTTCCGCGCATGAAACTCCGCGCCATCATCGTGGACGACGAGCCGCTCGGACGCGAGCGAGTGCGGACTTTGTTGAAGGACGAGGCGGACGTGGAAGTCGTCGCCGAAGCCGCGAGCGGGCCCGACGCCGTGGGCGCGGTCCGCAAGCACGCACCCGACTTGTTGTTCCTCGACGTGCAGATGCCGGGGATGGACGGCTTCGAGGTGCTGCGGGCGCTCGGCCGCGACGAGCTGCCGGAGGTGATTTTCGTGACGGCGTTTGACGAGCACGCGGTGCGGGCGTTCGAGGTTCACGCGCTCGATTACTTGCTGAAGCCGTTCAAGCCGTCGCGATTCAAGCAGGCTGTCGGCCGCGCGCGCGAGCAGTTGCGCGCCCGGGAGAGCGGCGTGGTTCCCGGCGAGCTGATCGCCCTCTTGAAGGAACAGGCGACGCGGCCCACGTTCGCGCAACGACTCGCGGTGAAGTCGCCCGGGCGCACGGTGTTTGTGAAGATCGAGCAGCTGGATTGGGCCGAGACCGCGGGCAATTACGTGGTGCTTCACACCGGCAAGGAAACGCATGTGATGCGTGAAACGATGCAGGCGCTCGAGTCGCGGCTCGACCCGGCGCAGTTTCTGCGCGTGAGCCGCTCCGCGCTCGTGAACGCGGACCGCATCAAGGAACTTCAGCCGGGCTTCAACGGCGAGCACGTGGTGCTGCTGCGCGACGGCACCCGCGTGCCGATGACCCGCGGTTTGCGCGAAGTGCAGGCGGCGATGGAATCGCGGTGAGCGAAAACTGAACTGCGAATGAAAACCCACCCACTCTACCTGGACGGCGAGTTCGTCACGACGGACACGAGCCTGCCCGTGACCAATCCGGCGACGGGCGAGGTGTTCGCGAGCATCTGCACCGTCGGCCGCGGGCGCGTGGCGTTGGCGGTCCGCGATGCACACGCGGCGTTTCAATCCTGGCGGCAGACCAATTGCCGGCATCGAGCCGACCTGCTGCTCAAGCTCGCGGCGGAGGTCGAGCGGCGGAAGGACGACATCGCCCGCGCGATCACGCTCGAGAATGGCAAGCCGCTGGTGCAAAGCTACGCGGAGACCGCGATGACCGCCGACCACCTGCGCTGGTTTGGCGAGGAGGCCCGCCGCGCTTACGGGCGGATCATCCCGAACAACGTGGACGGCAAGCGGCATCTTGTCGTCAAGACGCCGCTCGGGGTCGTGGCCGCGATCAGCCCGTGGAATTTCCCGCTGGTTCTCGCCGTGCGAAAGGTCGCGCCGGCACTCGCCGCGGGATGCACCGTCCTCCTCAAACCGGCGAGTTCCACGCCCGTCTCGTGCGCAGCCTTTGCCGAATGCGTCCACGCGGCGGGTTTGCCGAGGGGCGTGTTCCAACTGGTCGCGGGTTCCGCGTCGGAGATTGGCGCCGAGTTCCTGGAGAATCCGCTCGTGCGCAAGATCACCTTTACGGGCTCCACCGAGGTCGGCAAGCGGTTGATCGAAGGCGCGGCCCGCCTGGTGAAGCCGCTTTCACTCGAACTCGGCGGTTGCGCGCCGCTGATCGTGTTCGACGACGCGGACCTCGACCGCGCGGTCGAGTGCACGCTCATCGCGAAGTTTCGGAACACGGGCCAGACGTGCATCGCCGCGAACCGAATCTACGCGCATCGCGGAGTTTGCGCGGGGTTCATCGACAGGCTTGTCGCGCGGGTCGCGGCGATGAAGGTGGGCGACGGGCTCGAGCCGGGCGTGGAGATTGGCCCGCTTATCAATGAGGCCGCGCTCAAGAGCGCCCTGGGCCAGATCGAGGACGCAGTTGGGAGAGGCGCGCGGTTGCTGTGCGGCGGCACCCGCGTCGCGCGCGGTCGCGGCAACTTCTTCGCGCCTGCGGTGCTGGCGGACGTGCCGGACGCGAGCGCGTGCATGATCGAGGAAACCTTCGCGCCGATCGCGCCGGTGAGCGTGTTCGACACCGAGGGCGAAGTCATCGCCCGGGCGAATGCGACGCCCTACGGGCTGTGCGCGTATGCGTTCACGCGCGACATCGGACGCACGTTCCGCCTCGCCGAGCAGCTCGAAGCCGGGATGATCGCGATCAATGACGCCGTGCCGACGGCCAGCCATTGTCCGTTCGGCGGCGTGAAGCAAAGCGGCTGGGGCCGCGAACTCGGCAGCGAGGGGCTCGACGCCTTCCTCGACACGAAGCACGTGTCGCTGGGGTTGTGACACACCGGTTGCGCGGTGAGAATCACTTCTTCGCAGGCGGTTGCGACTTCAAGTGTTTGATGAGGAACTCGAGTCCTTCGCGCGCGCCGTTCACGCCGTCCTGCTGGTGCTTGACGATGCACTCGATGCCGAGCTTGTCCATGCGTTCCTTGAGGCGCAGGCCGAAGTTGATGTGATGAATGCCCGCGCCGGGCGGGGCGTTGTCGGGCATCGGGCCGCGCGGCAGTTCGTTGTAGAACGCATACACGGGCGGGTCATCGCGCGTGAGGTGCGTGATGGGTGCGGCGGCTTCATACATTGAGTGCGCCTTCGATGTCCCGAGTTCGTCTTTCTTCAGGCCATAAAACCCCTCGAGCGCGGGGTGTTCGTGCGCGCGGCCGCCGACCCATTCTTTGATCGTGCGCGGGTCGTAGGTGCTTTGAGCGCCGTTCACGGTCATGCATGTGAGGCGCGTGGATTGCCGCAACACCGGGTCGTCGCTCTTCGGGTCGGCGAGGTCGTCGTGGAAGCCAATCCACAGCGACGTGCCCGCGCCTGCGCTGCCGCCGGTGGAGGCGATGCGCTTGGGGTCGAGATTCCAGTCCTTCGCGTGATGTCGCGCGGTCTGGATGGCGCGCGCGGAATCCATGTAGTGAGCCGGGAAGCTCACCTCGGGCGAGAGACGGTAGTTGATGGCCATGACGGAAAGGCCGGCCTTGAGGCAGCCGTCGAGCAGGGCGGGGGAGAGGCCTTCCTTGCTGCCGCTGCGGAAGCCGCCGCCATGGATGAACACGACGAGTGGCGTGGGGGAATCGGATTTCGCCTTCCACAAGTCGAGGACGTTTCGCTGGTGCGGACCGTATTTGTAGTTGGCAAGGTCGGGCGCGGGCTTTGGAGCCGCGGCAGGACGGGTCTTCTTCGGTTCTTGTGTGAAGCCGATCGTAGCGAAGCCGAGGATCAACAAGCCGGCGGCGAAGGGGCGGCGGAGGGGGGCGTGTTTTGAGTTCATGAGGTTGAGGGACGGGCGATGGATGCAGGCTGCCACCGGGACCCGGGTTGGCCAAGTGCAAAGGCGCCCGCCGCCGGGTTCGAAGCGGGCGCAGACGATTACCGTCGCAAGCCGTGGGACGCCGCGGAACTGCGTGCGCGGTTGCAGTCCGGCGAACGCGCCGTGAACAAGCAGAAGGAACGGCTCGCGCACACGCGCTGCTCCACGCGCGGCGGCGCGACGTCCGGTGCCGGAGTCGTCGTCTGCCGGGACTGTCACTCCATTCGTGACGACCCAAAGCAGTGGCGGAAACCTCGGGGCGGCACCCGCCGGAAATTCAGGAGCGCGCGGTGTTCGCGATTTGCCCCGGGTGCATCGAGGGCCGGATGGCGCAGATCGTCCTGGACAGTCTTTGCATCGCGCCGTTCCGGCTAGTTGTTCTTCTTGCCCTTCTGTTTCGCCTTCGAGTCCTCGCGTGCGCGTGTATTCGAGTAGGTGTCGGCCGGCCAGTTCTTCACGAGCAGCGCCTTCATCTCGGCCACCACGGCGGCGAGCTTCGGGTCGGCCGCCAGATTCGTCAGTTCGCGCGGGTCGTTGTGGTGGTCGTAGAGTTCGGCGCCCTGCCTGCCGTTGTCCCACTCGGTGTAACGCCAGCGTTCGGTGCGGACGCTGTGGCCGGGAAATGTGCCCCGCCACACTTGCGTGTGCGCGGGCTTGGTCCACGTCGCCGAGGGGTCATTGAGCAGCGGGCGAAGGCTCTGTCCGGGCAGATGGGTCGGTGGTTGCAGCGCGCAAAGGTCCGCGAGCGTGGGGTGGACATCCACGAGTTCCACCGTGCGTCCGCAGGCCCTGCCCTTCGCCTTCTGGCCCGGCGTGGCGATGATGAACGGCACGCGCGCGGACTCTTCGAAGACGCTTTGCTTCATCCAAAGCCCGTGCTGGCCCGTGAGGTAACCGTGGTCGCTCCAGAACACGACGATGGTCTTGTCCGCAAGCTTGAGCCGGTCGAGCGCGTCGAGCAGCCGGCCGACTTGCGCGTCCACGAACGAGATGCACGCGTAGTAGGCGCGGAGACACTCGCGAAGCTGCGTGTCGTTGAGCCCGTAGTTGGGGTTGGCGATGGTGATGGCGGGGCGCGGGATGTCGTCGCGGTCATTCGTCGGGTCTTGCACGAGCCGGATCGAGTCGAGCGGGTAAAGGTCGAAGTATTTCTTCGGGCAGACGTAGGGCGTGTGCGGCCGGTAGAATCCCGCGGCAATGAAGAACGGCTTGTCCTTGTTTGCTTCGAGGAGCTTGATCGTCTCGGTGGCAACCTTGCCGTCGGTCTGATCAGTGTCCGCGCCCTCGGCCGCGAGGTAACTCATGGAGGCGCCAAAGGAACCCTTCGCGCCGGTGTATTGCGTGATGATCGGCTCGTCGTCCTTGTCGCGGCCGCGGGGATTGATGGCGACATTCCACGACGCCGCGTCGTCGAGACCCGGCGTCCCGATCTGGCCGGGGTTGCCGTAATGATAGATCTTCCCGACGCGCGCCGAGAAGTAACCGCCCTTCATGAAGGTCTGCGGCATGGTCACGACGTTTGGCAGCGAGGTCTTTCGGAAGTCTTTCTGAAGATCGAACACCTGCGTGGTGTCCGGCCGCAGGCCCGTCATGATCGACACGCGGCTCGGCGAGCACAGCGGGAACTGGCAGTAGGCGCGGTCGAATCGCGTGCCGCGCGCTGCCAGTCGGTCGATGTTCGGCGACTTCACGAGCGGATGCCCGTAGCAACCGAGGTCGTTGTTCATGTCGTCCACGGCGATGAACAGCACGTTGAGCTTCTCCGCGCCCGCGAGCGGCACGGTGCAAAGCGTGGCGGTGAGGGTGAGCGCGGCAAGCGCGCGCGCGATGTGGCAGGTGAGTGTCATGGTGCTTCAGCGCACTGTAGCTGTGTGCGCGCACGGGGCAAGCCGGGCCTTTGTCCCGTCGTGGTGTGTAGTGGCACATGGACAGCGCAGGCGCGGGCCGGCAGAATCACGGCATGAACGACCGCGACACAAACTCCGGGACCGACGACCCGGTCGCCCGTCGCATGGCGTCGCTTGGCGTGCGCGTGACGGACATGGTGGAGACGTTCGTGCGGTCGGGAGGGCACGGCGGTCAGAACGTCAACAAAACCTCGACCTGTGTGATGCTCGTCCACAAGCCGACAGGTCTTCAGGTGAAGTGCCAGGTGTCGCGTCACCAAGGCCGGAATCGGGTGCTCGCGCGTTCGCTCCTGCTCGACAAGATCGAGGCGTTGCAGAGGGGAAACGCCGCCGCGCGAGTCGCGGAACGGGAAAAGCTGCGGCGCCAAAACCTCAAGCGCAGCCGCGGTTCGAAGGAGAGAATGCTCGCCACGAAGGCGCGTCACTCGTCGAAGAAGGCGTTCCGCCGGCGCGTCGGCGGCGACGAGTAGGTCGCGAAGCCGGCGGGGTCAGAATCCGAGGCATGATGAACCACGGATTGGAGGCGCGTTACTTCGACTTCTCTTCATACTCGCGCAGCGTTTTCTCCAACTCGGGCTTGAGGGTCGCGTCCTTGCACATTGCGATCGCCTGCTTCTGAAACTTGATGGCGTCCGCCTTCTTGCCAGTGTCAAACAGGGCGCGGGCATACGTGTCGACGATGGCTGGGTCCTTGCCATCGCAGGCATCGAATGCGGCCTTGGCAGCGCGCATGGCGAGCGCAAGGTCGCGGTTCTTCACGCCTTCCTCCGTGAGGATGAACCACGCGAACTCATTCATCAGTTGAGCGTCGTTGCCGGCGTCCCTTACGATCTGTTCCCC
This sequence is a window from Verrucomicrobiota bacterium. Protein-coding genes within it:
- the hemC gene encoding hydroxymethylbilane synthase; the protein is MKSPSASGSSAKRRRRFLRRSRDRIFRAADSRLATSDMPAERPILIATRGSALALAQAEAVLAQCRAAFPRLRFEQKVIKTTGDKLQSASLANPDASLPKGLFTKELEVALLKHQADMAVHSLKDLPVDLPAGLKLGAVCKRADVRDVLIYRDAEYLRAQAAAATLAEWTPGQAERRGFKPLATLKDFPPNTVVATSSTRRRAQLLAARPDLKVVELRGNVPTRLEKLANQAGLDAIVLAAAGLERLNFTVKPDGQLIGDAVPDGTLAVKLEPEEMLPAVGQGAVGIEVREADERIAEIIARLNHFNTHQCALAERSFLRGMGGGCATPVGAYAVVVGQQIHLRAISFTTGSAKRAEARRPLNEAGALGEEVAAELSGK
- a CDS encoding response regulator; the encoded protein is MKLRAIIVDDEPLGRERVRTLLKDEADVEVVAEAASGPDAVGAVRKHAPDLLFLDVQMPGMDGFEVLRALGRDELPEVIFVTAFDEHAVRAFEVHALDYLLKPFKPSRFKQAVGRAREQLRARESGVVPGELIALLKEQATRPTFAQRLAVKSPGRTVFVKIEQLDWAETAGNYVVLHTGKETHVMRETMQALESRLDPAQFLRVSRSALVNADRIKELQPGFNGEHVVLLRDGTRVPMTRGLREVQAAMESR
- a CDS encoding NAD-dependent succinate-semialdehyde dehydrogenase, coding for MKTHPLYLDGEFVTTDTSLPVTNPATGEVFASICTVGRGRVALAVRDAHAAFQSWRQTNCRHRADLLLKLAAEVERRKDDIARAITLENGKPLVQSYAETAMTADHLRWFGEEARRAYGRIIPNNVDGKRHLVVKTPLGVVAAISPWNFPLVLAVRKVAPALAAGCTVLLKPASSTPVSCAAFAECVHAAGLPRGVFQLVAGSASEIGAEFLENPLVRKITFTGSTEVGKRLIEGAARLVKPLSLELGGCAPLIVFDDADLDRAVECTLIAKFRNTGQTCIAANRIYAHRGVCAGFIDRLVARVAAMKVGDGLEPGVEIGPLINEAALKSALGQIEDAVGRGARLLCGGTRVARGRGNFFAPAVLADVPDASACMIEETFAPIAPVSVFDTEGEVIARANATPYGLCAYAFTRDIGRTFRLAEQLEAGMIAINDAVPTASHCPFGGVKQSGWGRELGSEGLDAFLDTKHVSLGL
- a CDS encoding alpha/beta hydrolase, whose translation is MNSKHAPLRRPFAAGLLILGFATIGFTQEPKKTRPAAAPKPAPDLANYKYGPHQRNVLDLWKAKSDSPTPLVVFIHGGGFRSGSKEGLSPALLDGCLKAGLSVMAINYRLSPEVSFPAHYMDSARAIQTARHHAKDWNLDPKRIASTGGSAGAGTSLWIGFHDDLADPKSDDPVLRQSTRLTCMTVNGAQSTYDPRTIKEWVGGRAHEHPALEGFYGLKKDELGTSKAHSMYEAAAPITHLTRDDPPVYAFYNELPRGPMPDNAPPGAGIHHINFGLRLKERMDKLGIECIVKHQQDGVNGAREGLEFLIKHLKSQPPAKK
- a CDS encoding sulfatase; protein product: MTLTCHIARALAALTLTATLCTVPLAGAEKLNVLFIAVDDMNNDLGCYGHPLVKSPNIDRLAARGTRFDRAYCQFPLCSPSRVSIMTGLRPDTTQVFDLQKDFRKTSLPNVVTMPQTFMKGGYFSARVGKIYHYGNPGQIGTPGLDDAASWNVAINPRGRDKDDEPIITQYTGAKGSFGASMSYLAAEGADTDQTDGKVATETIKLLEANKDKPFFIAAGFYRPHTPYVCPKKYFDLYPLDSIRLVQDPTNDRDDIPRPAITIANPNYGLNDTQLRECLRAYYACISFVDAQVGRLLDALDRLKLADKTIVVFWSDHGYLTGQHGLWMKQSVFEESARVPFIIATPGQKAKGRACGRTVELVDVHPTLADLCALQPPTHLPGQSLRPLLNDPSATWTKPAHTQVWRGTFPGHSVRTERWRYTEWDNGRQGAELYDHHNDPRELTNLAADPKLAAVVAEMKALLVKNWPADTYSNTRAREDSKAKQKGKKNN
- a CDS encoding peptide chain release factor-like protein, which encodes MNDRDTNSGTDDPVARRMASLGVRVTDMVETFVRSGGHGGQNVNKTSTCVMLVHKPTGLQVKCQVSRHQGRNRVLARSLLLDKIEALQRGNAAARVAEREKLRRQNLKRSRGSKERMLATKARHSSKKAFRRRVGGDE